The following proteins come from a genomic window of Montipora capricornis isolate CH-2021 chromosome 9, ASM3666992v2, whole genome shotgun sequence:
- the LOC138017765 gene encoding uncharacterized protein, with protein MALRRLYNTEKRLLKNPEIAGAYSENITQYLEKGYIRKIDPTEEKPARRWYLPHFPVVRLDRVTTKTRIVFDASAKFGGVFLNDVIYQGPKLQKDLKDVLLRFRRHPVGLVCDIAEMYLRIEVTPKDRSCQRFLWRSLDQQTKPEEYEFNRVVFGINSSPFQAQFVSQTHAEKHKDELPLAAEAVLKSTYMDDSMDSVLDDSQGIELYKQLDELWSKAGMHARKWLSNSSQVLEKIPIKDRASEVDINKDPLPTVKTLGITWLPEEDVFTFKAHPPEENFQLTKRNFLKRIATLFDPVGFLAPFIIRAKVMMQEMWVAGLEWDELCPRELVHKSQEWFSELEELPTIKVPRCLRFGPEQVVLSETLHTFVDASQDAYGAVVYLKVNYESGSVSSQLVAAKTRVAPLAATSIPRLELMAAILGLRLTESVSRVYSGGLSQAVFWSDSMNVLWWIRGRSRIFKPFVANRVGEIQSLTNPKQWRFVPTNENPADFTTRGMRVSDMVKEKKWWSGPDFLQKEESHWPVNQIDTDKVSEATEIKKAAQGSTQAGRSNADWTVISVHEVDKSWRLDPRRFSNWTKLIRVQAWVRRFVDNCRSPNRENGELKAEEIEDAAIQVIKGAQRKAYPDEYLALQRQRELPKKSKLLGLQPWLDEEGQMRCVGRLKYAEFLPQDARFPIILPRKNCVTKLIVKHYHEKDNHAGGTNQLLAALSTRFWIISGREEIREWEKECNECQRRKAKAAKQIMAPLPQIRLRFSLRAFAQTAVDYGGPFITEQGRRTRRQKRLCLFTCLATRAVHLEMAYALDTDSFLNAFYRMVNRRGLPREMLSDNGGNFVGGNKELSDLVKELDQDKIVKSTANQGIKWKFNPPHAPHFGGAHEIMIKGAKRAVYAILGNADITDEELMTAFTGAEALLNSRPLTYQSANPEDDIPLMPNHFLVSQVGGKFAPESVDETTFNPKKRWRRVQELVKHFWHRWIREWLPALNVRRKWLTVERDIQVNDVVLVMSPKTPRGHWPLGRIVEIYPGKDGHVRVAKVQVGREELLRPITKLCQLEMS; from the coding sequence ATGGCCCTTCGCCGATTGTACAACACTGAGAAACGTTTACTGAAGAATCCAGAGATTGCAGGAGCCTACTCAGAAAACATCACTCAATATCTGGAGAAGGGCTACATTCGCAAGATCGACCCAACCGAAGAAAAACCCGCAAGGAGATGGTACCTGCCACACTTTCCCGTTGTAAGACTAGACAGAGTTACAACAAAGACTCGCATCGTATTTGATGCCTCTGCAAAATTTGGCGGAGTCTTTCTCAATGACGTCATTTATCAGGGACCGAAACTGCAGAAAGATTTGAAAGATGTTTTACTTCGATTCAGGAGACACCCTGTTGGACTCGTTTGTGACATCGCTGAGATGTATTTAAGAATTGAAGTTACACCTAAGGACCGATCGTGTCAACGTTTCTTATGGAGATCCTTAGATCAGCAGACAAAACCAGAAGAGTACGAGTTCAACCGAGTTGTCTTTGGGATAAACTCGTCGCCTTTCCAAGCTCAGTTCGTCTCCCAAACTCATGCTGAGAAGCATAAAGATGAGCTCCCCTTAGCTGCAGAAGCTGTGTTAAAGTCAACATACATGGATGACAGTATGGATTCGGTGTTGGACGACAGTCAAGGTATTGAGTTGTACAAGCAGTTAGATGAGCTGTGGAGTAAGGCAGGAATGCACGCTCGTAAATGGTTGTCCAATTCATCCCAGGTTCTAGAGAAGATACCAATCAAGGACAGAGCATCCGAGGTGGACATCAACAAGGATCCCCTACCAACAGTAAAGACACTGGGAATCACGTGGCTTCCAGAGGAAGACGTGTTTACGTTTAAAGCACATCCGCCCGAAGAAAACTTTCAGCTCACTAAACGGAATTTTCTGAAGAGAATCGCCACATTATTTGACCCAGTTGGGTTTTTGGCACCATTTATCATTCGAGCCAAAGTTATGATGCAGGAGATGTGGGTGGCGGGACTCGAATGGGACGAGTTATGCCCAAGGGAGTTGGTTCACAAGTCTCAAGAATGGTTCTCTGAACTGGAAGAGCTACCAACGATTAAAGTTCCCAGATGTTTACGGTTTGGCCCAGAACAAGTTGTACTATCAGAGACTTTACACACCTTTGTAGACGCATCGCAAGATGCATATGGTGCTGTTGTCTATTTGAAGGTTAACTACGAGAGTGGATCAGTATCCAGTCAACTAGTTGCAGCCAAGACAAGAGTTGCACCACTTGCAGCAACCAGTATACCTCGTTTAGAACTGATGGCAGCAATCCTGGGACTGAGGTTGACCGAGTCAGTTTCCAGAGTTTACAGTGGTGGATTGAGCCAAGCAGTCTTCTGGTCCGATAGTATGAATGTATTGTGGTGGATAAGAGGAAGAAGTCGGATATTCAAACCTTTTGTAGCAAACCGAGTGGGAGAAATTCAAAGTCTGACGAATCCCAAGCAGTGGCGTTTCGTACCAACCAATGAGAATCCTGCTGACTTCACTACGAGGGGCATGAGAGTATCGGACATGGTCAAGGAGAAAAAGTGGTGGAGTGGTCCTGATTTCCTTCAAAAGGAAGAGTCACACTGGCCTGTCAATCAAATTGACACCGACAAAGTCTCAGAAGCAACGGAGATCAAGAAAGCAGCTCAAGGCAGCACACAGGCAGGCCGAAGTAACGCAGACTGGACAGTGATTTCTGTTCATGAAGTTGATAAGTCATGGCGTCTCGATCCAAGACGCTTCTCAAATTGGACAAAGTTAATAAGAGTTCAAGCATGGGTTCGTCGTTTCGTGGATAATTGTAGAAGTCCTAATAGAGAGAATGGAGAATTAAAGGCCGAGGAGATAGAAGATGCTGCGATTCAAGTGATAAAGGGTGCTCAAAGAAAGGCATATCCCGACGAGTATTTGGCACTTCAGCGACAAAGAGAGTTACCAAAAAAGAGCAAGCTGCTTGGCTTACAACCATGGCTGGACGAGGAGGGCCAAATGAGATGCGTAGGCCGCCTTAAGTATGCAGAATTTCTACCACAGGATGCTCGCTTTCCGATAATCCTGCCTCGAAAGAACTGTGTAACGAAGCTAATTGTCAAACATTATCACGAGAAAGACAATCACGCGGGTGGAACAAATCAACTGCTGGCGGCTTTATCAACTCGCTTCTGGATCATTTCTGGTCGTGAAGAGATTCGAGAATGGGAGAAGGAGTGCAACGAATGCCAAAGAAGAAAAGCTAAAGCTGCAAAACAGATTATGGCTCCCCTCCCACAGATCAGACTTCGATTTTCCTTGAGAGCTTTCGCACAGACTGCCGTGGATTATGGTGGACCATTTATCACTGAGCAGGGAAGAAGGACGCGTCGACAGAAACGCTTGTGTTTGTTTACCTGCTTGGCAACCAGAGCAGTCCATCTGGAAATGGCCTATGCACTTGACACAGACTCGTTCCTGAATGCTTTCTACAGAATGGTCAATCGCAGGGGGCTTCCAAGAGAGATGTTATCTGACAATGGAGGTAACTTCGTTGGAGGTAATAAGGAGTTAAGCGATTTGGTCAAAGAGCTTGATCAAGACAAGATTGTTAAATCCACCGCTAACCAAGGAATCAAATGGAAGTTTAATCCCCCACATGCGCCTCATTTCGGAGGTGCCCACGAGATTATGATCAAGGGTGCAAAGCGAGCAGTATACGCAATTCTGGGTAATGCAGACATCACAGATGAGGAGTTAATGACGGCATTTACTGGAGCGGAGGCACTTCTGAACTCTAGACCACTGACTTATCAATCAGCTAATCCTGAAGACGACATACCACTGATGCCGAATCATTTCCTCGTTAGTCAGGTTGGAGGAAAATTTGCACCAGAATCAGTAGATGAGACCACATTCAACCCAAAGAAGAGGTGGAGAAGAGTCCAGGAATTAGTTAAACATTTCTGGCATCGTTGGATTCGGGAGTGGTTACCTGCTCTCAACGTCAGAAGAAAGTGGTTAACTGTTGAGCGAGACATTCAAGTTAACGACGTTGTGCTAGTCATGTCACCCAAGACGCCACGAGGGCACTGGCCTCTTGGTCGAATTGTCGAAATTTATCCAGGCAAAGATGGACACGTAAGGGTGGCAAAGGTCCAAGTGGGTAGAGAAGAACTCCTTAGACCCATTACCAAGTTATGCCAGCTTGAAATGTCTTAA
- the LOC138017766 gene encoding uncharacterized protein — MSVDGEHSEAVDDEEDRIESLKQQKAKDKTAFTKNKNKLLSLLDEEDYPSRREVKAACQMLCEVQERTMSTMEELSGEYLRSKEKEKRKKLTAEMDRLEAEFSEAYDKAQEYLDNRKGELSSLATDALENTRQRRIEEGVVRKSVEWQALEEQVKREQDIARQREGLEELRRQYQSRLFDEEELQDLKESEIKGPETRKIPANNWAESRSTPSLGKDMWNQLKRVSIPIFNGDKRLYEGWKTAFMACVDKAPATPEYKLLQLRQYLSGEALKVVEPLGHSAAAYETAKERLECKFGGKRRQIALHLEELENFKPLRPGNARDLERLADLLDVTVVNLREAGRHDELGRGSLYLSLCKKLTEAMLAHYHRWIHENGRWQSVETLREFIIQEAEFQTVASETIYSLRKRGHKKDSGVTFFGNTQKSSAPQRRVGFRPCKVCSGHHGVWRCDKFKAMSPPARWETAKSLKLCYRCLGGDHNGETCVRSRVCRINNCKNTHNRLLHRDFPPADRSEQGASHDRPEMEQGTSGGSQTTAEGETSNEMSLTPPQDLTEQATERSHSTVTSQNAQPRFVALRTVPVFLKNGNRRIKVNALLDEASTKTYLNADVAAELGLQGHPQSVTVNVLNGQTETFETTPVEVELQSLDGNVKTTINAFTAERVTGNMKVIDWGKYAAKCTHLKGIQFPNPGIRPIVDLLIGIDYAELHYSFKDVRGQPGDPVARLTPLGWT; from the coding sequence ATGTCAGTGGACGGCGAGCATAGCGAAGCAGTGGACGATGAAGAGGACCGCATCGAAAGTCTAAAACAGCAAAAGGCGAAAGATAAAACGGCGTTCaccaagaacaagaacaagttGTTAAGCCTTCTAGATGAAGAAGATTATCCGAGTCGGCGGGAAGTCAAGGCGGCTTGCCAAATGCTTTGTGAAGTGCAAGAACGCACAATGTCAACAATGGAAGAATTATCGGGAGAATATTTACGCtccaaagagaaagagaaacgaaaaaagCTCACCGCTGAAATGGACAGATTAGAGGCGGAATTTTCGGAGGCTTATGACAAGGCTCAAGAATATTTGGACAATCGGAAGGGTGAATTATCGAGTTTGGCAACAGACGCATTAGAAAATACTCGCCAACGTCGAATCGAAGAAGGAGTTGTACGAAAAAGTGTGGAATGGCAAGCTCTGGAGGAGCAAGTTAAGCGAGAACAAGATATCGCTCGTCAAAGAGAAGGTTTAGAGGAATTACGTCGACAGTATCAAAGTCGTTTATTTGATGAAGAGGAGCTTCAAGATTTAAAAGAATCGGAGATCAAAGGTCCGGAAACAAGAAAAATTCCCGCAAACAATTGGGCAGAAAGTCGTTCAACGCCATCACTTGGCAAGGATATGTGGAATCAACTCAAACGTGTTTCAATTCCCATATTCAACGGAGATAAAAGATTGTATGAGGGTTGGAAAACGGCTTTCATGGCATGTGTGGACAAGGCGCCCGCTACACCTGAGTACAAATTGCTGCAGCTACGTCAATATTTATCTGGCGAAGCATTAAAAGTCGTGGAACCTTTGGGACACTCTGCGGCGGCTTATGAGACGGCAAAGGAAAGGTTGGAATGCAAGTTTGGCGGCAAACGGCGTCAGATTGCCTTGCATTTAGAAGAATTGGAGAACTTTAAGCCACTTCGCCCTGGAAATGCAAGGGACCTTGAGAGACTTGCAGATTTGTTGGACGTTACTGTAGTAAACCTGAGGGAGGCCGGTCGGCATGATGAATTAGGAAGAGGATCACTGTACCTCAGTTTGTGTAAGAAATTGACAGAAGCAATGCTAGCGCATTATCATCGGTGGATTCATGAAAATGGTCGTTGGCAGTCAGTAGAAACTTTGAGAGAGTTTATTATCCAGGAAGCAGAATTCCAGACAGTAGCATCGGAAACAATTTACAGTTTGAGAAAAAGAGGACATAAGAAAGACAGTGGAGTGACCTTCTTCGGTAACACGCAGAAATCTTCAGCACCTCAGAGAAGAGTTGGATTTCGACCGTGTAAAGTTTGCAGTGGTCATCATGGGGTTTGGCGCTGTGACAAGTTCAAGGCTATGAGCCCTCCAGCGAGATGGGAAACCGCCAAGAGCCTTAAACTATGTTATCGTTGCTTAGGAGGAGATCACAACGGAGAAACGTGCGTTAGATCGAGAGTTTGCCGGATAAATAATTGTAAGAACACTCACAACCGATTGTTGCATAGAGACTTTCCGCCGGCAGACCGAAGTGAGCAGGGGGCCTCTCATGATCGTCCTGAAATGGAACAAGGAACATCAGGTGGTTCCCAGACTACTGCAGAAGGCGAAACAAGTAATGAAATGTCTCTTACTCCTCCCCAAGATCTAACTGAGCAAGCAACAGAGAGATCTCACAGTACAGTGACATCACAAAATGCACAACCAAGATTTGTGGCGCTACGCACGGTACCAGTGTTTCTGAAGAATGGCAATCGGAGAATTAAAGTGAATGCGTTGTTGGATGAAGCTTCAACAAAAACGTATTTAAATGCTGACGTAGCTGCTGAGCTTGGACTTCAAGGACATCCTCAAAGCGTAACTGTGAATGTTTTGAATGGACAGACTGAAACCTTCGAGACTACGCCAGTTGAGGTCGAGTTGCAAAGTTTGGATGGAAATGTGAAGACTACCATAAATGCATTCACAGCAGAACGAGTCACAGGAAACATGAAAGTTATCGACTGGGGAAAGTATGCGGCAAAGTGCACCCATTTGAAAGGGATACAGTTTCCAAATCCTGGCATTCGACCAATAGTGGACTTATTAATCGGAATTGATTATGCCGAATTACACTACTCGTTCAAGGATGTTCGAGGTCAACCTGGGGATCCAGTAGCAAGACTTACGCCATTAGGATGGACATGA